The following nucleotide sequence is from Anopheles stephensi strain Indian chromosome 3, UCI_ANSTEP_V1.0, whole genome shotgun sequence.
AAAACCAAGAATAGCAATTTAGGGAGCGGGtgattaatttaatacatgTTACAACGAAGGGGAGCCACCTCTTTGTATTCTTCTCCACCATTTTTCCGCTCTACAGTGACAACAACAAAGACAAAAAATCCCTCCATTGCGTTGTACTAAAAAGATTGACTTCCTGCTTCTATTTTAATATTCTTTCAATAATAATCGAAATGATTCCAAATCTAAAACTTTATCCTGCAACATTACGATCGCTTGTAACCCCCCAGTTGTTAGGCGGACGCTTTGTGGGGTGGGGTTTTTGCTGTACAAGCTTTGAATCCCCCCATCAACCCCGTTCGTTCGGGGGAGAACTTTTGCCTGAGATAATTATCTTTGCTTACACACAAGACAAAAAACACCCTGCTCAACAACTGCTTGCGCCTCAAACTTATCAatacacaaaaagaaaaacggaaaacatacATCGCAAATTAAAAGTAACATTACTGCATTACATTATTGGGTTCTGCAATCAGGtcgtgctgctgttgtgtgtgtgcgtatgtgtgtgtagattccttttttttttgtttgttttatggttTCGCTCACTCCGCGCCCTTCGTCACACAGAGACACATCTGAAACCACTGAAGGGTTGCCATTGTTCCAGCAAAGGAACCGACAAACAAAGGACCGAGGAGCAAAGGAAACTCTTACAATTGTGCTTGTTATTCCGACCAATAATGGTGCTACGGAGCCTGCACTGATCCTCATTTTTAAACGTCAACTGAATTTCCGAGGATATGTGAATTTCGTTTTCGTCAAGTGTTGTTTCAACATCGTGGAATGATAGTTTACCAACCAGACCTGTTGGccattaattttaaatcaagTGAAGAGTGCTGtgttcaattattagttacacTAAATCAAATTTCGTTAAGTTTATCACGCTGACtgaatgttgttgtttctggGTGAATTAATGACTTTCGCATGAGCGACACTGGAGAGTTTAAACATCCGACACGGTTTTAATCGACTGTTGAAATATCACTTGCCAGGACTGAAACACACATCCTCGGAAACGGTTTATTCCCCGTCTGTTGAAGTAGTCCTTTACAGAACTACGAAAGCAATATGGCTGGCGCTTAAAAATGAGCCGTTGTAGTTGGAGCAACGAGCAAGATAGTTTGATCATCTTATAAAAACCTTTAACGGGTGCGTGATCGGATCCATTCTCCGTCTCTATCTCACCGATCGCACAATTTTTAATACAATTGAACGAAACTAAACCGCAGTTGTAGGTGTTTACATCCTCTCAAACGACTGGAAATGCTGTACATGCGGcgccctacacacacacacgcacactcacacgcgcACAAATGATCATCTTCTGCTACGGGGCAAAACACGTCCCTtggttgtttcgttttctttgttATACTTTGTCTTctaccattttgttttgtaagttTTGTAGTATGCAACCGACCCCCATCATCCCCCGTTCCAAAAATCTCTCTTACGAATACTTATTGTGATCGTGTTTGCGTTTTGGTTTGAAATGTTTCTGGTCGTGAGGGTGTGAGAGCGCTTGTGTGTCGGAAGTGAAAATGTCTGTGTGAATGGTCGTCGCTTTCGCTCGATTAAAGTTTGTAGTggccgtttttatttttaaatgaaaaaatatcaaaaacatGTAGAATAtgcactaccaccaccaccaaccaacccaccacacacaccacactactgCCGGAAAGCAGTAGTAGCGATATTGGTAGCAGCAGTAGGCGTTGTGTGATGAAACAGTTCACGATGAATTATAATAATGATGTTGTTGTCtgttgttgtatgtgtgtgtttggggagTTGCATTTGATTTGGAAGCGTTTTGCAATGTGCGCGCCCGTCGTCGTGTCCCTGTTTAACCGTCGCTATCCGTACCTTGGAACTTTCTCTTCGTTCCTCGTGCTTCCGGTTCGCCCGCTGTGTAAGtaaatgtaaatttttatAATAGAATAattgtacattttttaaagtttcGCTTATATAGTCACCTTTCGTAACAGCTTCACCCTCATCACCGCCGGCACTTGTTGCAACTGCTTCGCCCTCTGCTGTGGCTGATTTCGCTCCCTCGGTCGTGGCTTCCGCCGTGACCGAAGCCGCCGGCGCCGCCACTGCTTCCGCTCCATTCTCATTGCCTTCCTCGTCCGCATCGTCCGCATcgtcatcctcctcctcctcaccACCGTCTTCCTCATCTtcgccttcttcttcactGTCCGCTCCACCGTCCTCTTCGCCCTCGGCGTTATTCTCCGCAccgtcttcctcctcctcgtcctcgcTGTCGAACTCTTCGTCCGCGTTATTGTAATCGCTCTCGACGCTCTTCCAATCCTCCTGATCCTCCTCGAGGTTGTCGTTGTACAGGTATGCTAGCGACACGTCATCCGACTCTTCGCACGAATCTtccgcctcctcctcctctgtTGTCGAGCCCATAGAACGAAAGTGAATGGGGATAGAAACGAGTTGCACGTTATTCAATTCTGGCCTGACTGGATGGACAGATGATCATCGGCCGCCACCGAGCCGTCATCGCCGCCACCAACGCCACCGCCACTCAAGGAACATTCGTCCTTGTTCTCCTCTTTCTGCTCAACCTCTTCCACATCTTCATCATCCGCTTCCTCAATATGAGGCTCGTCCAGCAGTTGATTGTCTCCACCCGGGTAGCATATCTGATTGACAAACGCCAACAGGGTGGTAAACATGAGCAATACCGACAAAAACGAAGCCATCGTTTTGCGGTCCTGTTCCTTCGCTTCATTCGCACGCGCAAGGGCCTGCTTCTGTTGTATCTCTTCGTACAGCAAATCAAGATCATCTTTCCCATCATCCTGTGCAGAGGAAGAGGAGCAGCCGGCGGCAGCAGAACTCGAGTCGGCGGGTCGATCACTAGGACCGTTTGCATTCGCTGGCGTCTGCTGTCCCGATTGTTCCCTCGATCGTTTCTGGCGTATCTTCGCCTCAAACTGCTCCAGTTCGTCAAGATCAATTTCGATACCATTGATGGAGAACTGTGATGAAGGTTGTTGTGGTTGCTGCCGATTgaagccatcatcatcatcatcatctgcaaaACAGGATGGTGGGTCTCGCCATAGTGTTTTGCCTTGTTTCTATTTATCAACCATTATTAAGCACAATCTCTCCTCCCTACGCTAGAGCGT
It contains:
- the LOC118509725 gene encoding acidic leucine-rich nuclear phosphoprotein 32 family member A isoform X3, yielding MEKRILLEKRGRSDDEITELILDNCRSTYIDGLTDSFTALETLSLINVGLVSLKNFPKLSNLRKLELSDNRISNGLSHLMGSPKLTHLNLSGNRIKDFDELQPLKDLENLEVLDLFNNQVTLIENYREKLFQLIPSLNYLDGFDKEYVEAPSDEEDMAEEEEAEDSCEESDDVSLAYLYNDNLEEDQEDWKSVESDYNNADEEFDSEDEEEEDGAENNAEGEEDGGADSEEEGEDEEDGGEEEEDDDADDADEEGNENGAEAVAAPAASVTAEATTEGAKSATAEGEAVATSAGGDEGEAVTKAGEPEARGTKRKFQGTDSDG
- the LOC118509725 gene encoding acidic leucine-rich nuclear phosphoprotein 32 family member A isoform X4, coding for MGSPKLTHLNLSGNRIKDFDELQPLKDLENLEVLDLFNNQVTLIENYREKLFQLIPSLNYLDGFDKEYVEAPSDEEDMAGDDDDDDGFNRQQPQQPSSQFSINGIEIDLDELEQFEAKIRQKRSREQSGQQTPANANGPSDRPADSSSAAAGCSSSSAQDDGKDDLDLLYEEIQQKQALARANEAKEQDRKTMASFLSVLLMFTTLLAFVNQICYPGGDNQLLDEPHIEEADDEDVEEVEQKEENKDECSLSGGGVGGGDDGSVAADDHLSIQSGQN
- the LOC118509725 gene encoding acidic leucine-rich nuclear phosphoprotein 32 family member A isoform X2, yielding MEKRILLEKRGRSDDEITELILDNCRSTYIDGLTDSFTALETLSLINVGLVSLKNFPKLSNLRKLELSDNRISNGLSHLMGSPKLTHLNLSGNRIKDFDELQPLKDLENLEVLDLFNNQVTLIENYREKLFQLIPSLNYLDGFDKEYVEAPSDEEDMAGSTTEEEEAEDSCEESDDVSLAYLYNDNLEEDQEDWKSVESDYNNADEEFDSEDEEEEDGAENNAEGEEDGGADSEEEGEDEEDGGEEEEDDDADDADEEGNENGAEAVAAPAASVTAEATTEGAKSATAEGEAVATSAGGDEGEAVTKAGEPEARGTKRKFQGTDSDG
- the LOC118509725 gene encoding acidic leucine-rich nuclear phosphoprotein 32 family member A isoform X1, translated to MEKRILLEKRGRSDDEITELILDNCRSTYIDGLTDSFTALETLSLINVGLVSLKNFPKLSNLRKLELSDNRISNGLSHLMGSPKLTHLNLSGNRIKDFDELQPLKDLENLEVLDLFNNQVTLIENYREKLFQLIPSLNYLDGFDKEYVEAPSDEEDMAGDDDDDDGFNRQQPQQPSSQFSINGIEIDLDELEQFEAKIRQKRSREQSGQQTPANANGPSDRPADSSSAAAGCSSSSAQDDGKDDLDLLYEEIQQKQALARANEAKEQDRKTMASFLSVLLMFTTLLAFVNQICYPGGDNQLLDEPHIEEADDEDVEEVEQKEENKDECSLSGGGVGGGDDGSVAADDHLSIQSGQN